From one Pelecanus crispus isolate bPelCri1 chromosome 21, bPelCri1.pri, whole genome shotgun sequence genomic stretch:
- the LOC104029426 gene encoding tetraspanin-15, giving the protein MAQASECRNSHFYYYGIKFALSTYATLFSFLGLVILCVGIYAEVERQKHKTLEGIFLAPAVILLLLGFTMFGVSFVGMVGSLRDNRTLLKTFFWVLLAIFLTELLLIFIEIIFENKMNAVFHSNIQEGIRHYYDDLDFKNILDFVQEKFSCCGGDEYRDWEVNQYHSCNGSGPLACGVPYTCCVRKVPGEVINTLCGYRTLDKERLELLNVIHVRGCIHAVGLWLKDNFEATLGIVCSLLLPQVVGLVMAWLYWQKLNEIYSKLDTVDFKILEVRDFSFGAVDLSGAGWCWCLPKEGGYIPVNAEEEEDEEEEEEGTICHSNV; this is encoded by the exons TTCCTCGGCCTCGTGATCCTGTGCGTTGGGATTTACGCTGAAGTGGAGAGGCAAAAGCACAAAACCTTGGAAGGGATCTTCCTGGCTCCGGCCGTCATCCTCCTCCTGTTGGGCTTCACCATGTTCGGCGTCTCCTTTGTCGGCATGGTGGGGAGCCTCAGGGACAACCGGACGCTGCTGAAGACG ttcttctggGTCCTTCTGGCGATCTTCCTCACGGAGCTGCTGCTGATATTCATCGAAATCATCTTTGAAAACAAG ATGAATGCAGTTTTCCACTCCAACATCCAAGAGGGCATCAGACACTATTACGATGACCTTGACTTCAAGAACATCTTGGATTTTGTACAAGAAAAG ttttcttgcTGCGGCGGCGATGAGTACCGAGACTGGGAGGTTAACCAGTACCACTCCTGCAACGGCAGCGGGCCGCTGGCGTGTGGGGTGCCCTACACGTGCTGTGTCAGGAAG GTCCCTGGAGAAGTCATTAACACCCTGTGTGGATACAGGACACTCGATAAAGAG CGCCTGGAGCTGCTCAATGTCATCCACGTGCGAGGCTGCATCCACGCCGTCGGGCTCTGGCTCAAAGACAACTTCGAGGCCACTTTGGGCATCGtttgctccctgctgcttccaCAG GTGGTCGGCCTCGTGATGGCTTGGCTGTATTGGCAAAAGCTCAATGAGATCTACTCCAAGCTGGACACCGTTGACTTCAAGATCCTGGAGGTGCGGGATTTCAGCTTCGGGGCGGTGGATCTGAGCGGTGcgggctggtgctggtgcttgCCCAAGGAAGGGGGCTACATTCCCGTCaatgctgaggaggaggaagacgaggaggaggaggaggaaggcaccATCTGCCACAGCAATGTGTGA